Part of the Musa acuminata AAA Group cultivar baxijiao chromosome BXJ2-7, Cavendish_Baxijiao_AAA, whole genome shotgun sequence genome is shown below.
TGATCGAGGCAGACCAGGACGACGATCGAGGCACGCCATGTCCTGCACAAGCTTGGTTCTTCACGCAACGCCAACATTAGTGTCGGACGCTATCGAAAGTATGGGCCTGCCCCCCTGCAAGTGGGCACATCAAGAAACAATAAacttccctataaaaaccctcgcgttcgACTCGAGGGGGAGGAGGGAAAACAAAGATAAAACCCCTTGTGACTATCAACTGACTTGATCGTTAGAGGGGTCAAGTCGAGCTTCCCgactcgacctgtgtgcagggacgaagacggagcGCCTCCCACCACATGCTCGGGCGAGGAGTTCCCTTCCAGAGGAGACGATTGTCCCgtcgcgatcggaccaccgcagtcgACCACCTCAACAATCTCAAGGGTGGCTCAGGAAGATCCCCAATCAGCCATAAACTTGGTAAATCCATCTATCTTTGGATGAATATGGCACTTGGTAAAGTTAAATTGTATAATCTCATAATTTATTGAATTCAGCTCAAATTTAGTCTTTTGTTTAGGATGGTAGAACTCCTCTTTCATATGATTATTATATCTATCTCTTTGGATCCATCAATCCATTTGGTTTGATTTCACCTATAACAAATTTGAGCAACTCAAAGAAGGGTGGAGCCTAATTTGattattatctctctctctctctctctctccgtttcAATTGAATCCTTTTCATATTATATTGCTATTTGCGAGCTtcatttttcttaatattatatACGCAATAACGGAATTAAAGTGTTAATGGGAAATTAATTACACAGTAAATCCTAATTTTACGATTTAACGAAGCAAGCCTTACCAACCGCTGGGATTTAGTTAGTGAAGGATTCACCCAATCGCACGCGTCCGATCGTCTCTCGGCGTCATCCGTTCGCTACCCACCTAATCATCGTCGTTCGGTCTCCCTCCCCAACTCCTCCGCCTTTCCCCATTTGCTGACCCATGGCGTCGGCGGCGGCCGGAGGCGTGTCGGTGTGGCATCAGCGGCCGTGCTTGCGGTGGCGGACTCTCGTTTCCTCCGCCTCCAACAAGGTGGCTTTCGTGAAGAAAACCGTATCCTCCCATGACATCGTCATCTTCTCCAAGTCCTATTGCCCGTATGTACATTTTCCACTCGAGCTTCTTGTCGCGATTTCATCCTCGATGTCCTACCTACCTATGTTGATCTCTCCATCGTAATTCGGGTTGATAGGTTATACTTGTTGGCTTTCCATCTTGATCGATTTCTTCTTATCGCATGAAATGGGCTGTGGGATCGTGCTCTTGCCTCCTGCAAGACGAACGCTGGGTCTTGGATTGGGAGATGGCGCCAATTGGGTTGTTATCTCATTGACCATGGCGCTCACATCTTAGCGTCATGCTATATGCACCTTCGGATTAAATAATAAGCATACTGCAATATGAAATTTGCGGAGTTCGGAGGAATACTTTAAGGATTTGATATGCTTGTTTACAAATTTTGGTAGGAAAATGAATTGCATATAGGACAGCCCTGTTACCTTCACTCCTGCAAGCTAATTGTTAATTTCTTTTGTTGAATCAGAAGCAAGTACTTTTCGGTAGCACTGGATGATTTTTGTTTAGCTAGCTGATCATATTGGGGTCATGGATAGGCACTGAAGCTCTAGATACATTTTAGTACAAGAAACTATTTTTGTTTATTTGCAGTAAGTCTTCCACCTAGAGCATTGTATACACATTGTCAACTTGTATGTCCGGATGTGTAATTATGAGGCAATCATTCTGTTTACAAATAAATTCTTTTTGTTCCTTGGCAATTATTTTGATTCTGTCAATAAAATCCTCAATTCTTCTTACTGCTCGGACAGGTATTGTATGACAGCAAAAGCagtttttcaagaattgaagaaggaaCCATGTGTTCTGGAGCTGGATGAGATAGGTTTGTTTCCTGCAACTTCATGCAATCCTTTTGCCATGCAACTAAGCTGTGGCTTTTTGTGTTTAATTCCCTTGAAAGAAGTGCACACGACGCTATCAAGATTGGAAGGAAAGAAGATCCTGTTTTGCCGTATAATTTCTAGTGAAAATAAAATAGatggagaagcagaagaagaagaagaagaagaagaagaagagatgtagTTTGAAGGAGCGGTAAGAAGGATGATTCTTCATCTTTCTTACTGCAAACTAAAAACAGTTTTGACTTCAATTTTTGGAGGATCGTCAATGCCGAGACTGTGTGACTTAAAACATCGAAGTATTCTATCTCCTATGCATGCAAATATATTTAGAAAGAAATGTATCAAATTAGGTCCTTGGAGTAACTCTCTTCAATCTACTAATCATGAAACTCCTGATGCCTGTTTCTAAGCTGAGCTCATGATTTGTCCTATATAACTTCAGATATGTTCAAGAATGTGGTCTCCGGGCACAAATTCTACATACTATTTATTAGTCAGTAATTCTTGGCATGGTTAAATAACTAGATAGCCTTTGATACTTTAGGTGTTCGATTACAAGAAGGCCTTGTATGCCATTATGACTCCTCGGGGGCATGATAATACATAGTTTAAATTATTGTTTCATTGCCTTTCTCTTTTTCTGTGTAGAGGATGGGTCGGAAATTCAAGATGCACTGTCTGATATTGTTGGGAGGCGTACAGTCCCTCAAGTGTTTGTCCGTGGAAAGCACTTGGGTGGTTCTGATGGTACCAAACATTTTTTGCCTTCATTATCTTTTTTCACTTTCAAAATTTTAGCTAATTTCCTCTTGGATTCACATGCATTACAGATACTGTTGAAGCTTATGAAAATGGGAGGCTTCTGACTCTTCTTGGTATTGGCTCAAAAGATGATCCGTAAATAATGCCCTATGACTAACTTTTGGAAAGTTGGGATATGGAAGCATTAAATCTTACATGACCTGCAGGTCTCTCTAAAACAAACTTAATATTTCCTGGACATGATTTTGATGTTACAAACTAGGATATGATGTTTCTTGGTTTGTTATATCTTTGTTTCTTGTGAGGTATGCATATATTCCATCTTTACAGTTCAGATTTCATATTATGATTTCCTTCCCATTTAGATGTGATTGTGTCAACATATACCTGAGATATTAGCATGATATTGTTCGACAAGTGCACTTCAAACACTAATCCTTTTCAATTGATAGTTCTGGTTTCTTTCACATTTTTCAGCTTTTACCGTCTTTCCACCGGATGGATGGTTGAAGGCCTGAAATTGTTTGGTCATCCTACGCTCGCCGGCTTCAGCACAGACGCCCTTGTTGGCCAACTGTGTGCACTGACACGTTACGCTTTGCTTTGCTAAAGTGTGAACATCATTTTCCTTGTGCACCAAAACTCTTCTTTAAACTCCTTCTAAGGTGCTAATTCCAGTTAGGGAATCTGATTGTAATTTGCACTAGTATATCACGATTTCTAACTCTATCGGCTTCGTAGCACCAGATCTAGCTaatatttatactttttttttttaaaacattctTCCTCATGCTGCTATGTTGAAGTATTGTGTTAGTTTAGACCACCAAATAGCACCCAGTTTCTAGAATTTGTGACGAAGTTACCGACACACTATCAACTTCAAATGGAGTACTAACAGagacttttgttttttttgtttttttcaattCATTTTTAGGATAGTGCTTTCTCATATTCTGTGCTGTTCATCTAAAACTTGGACCCTGGGGGTGACATGGTATTTTatcaaaatgattcatataaaagaaaagTCGGTAGCATGCTCTTTCGTGTTAGACTAATAAAAGACGGAGATCGACTTGCTCTAAACATGGAACTACAGGACAGGCACACTTCTTAGTATcagattattgttgttgttgttgtgcttCTCACAAACTCTTTGAAATGCCCCTGGAACTTTGGCAGTGACTGGTAAATGGCTGTCTGTTTGCTTGGCTTCTTCTTTTATAATtcattgtttttttttgtgtataATCATAAACTCTAACCGTATTAAATTACTTCAGTTTAAATTGAGTTGTGATCATATTCCGTATAAAACTAGCTATCGACATTTTTTTTGTCTCCATGTCTCTTCTTCTTTTGTCAATGATAGCAAAGGGGTGGAagcattattatcattatttttattcttttgagaagtgtaaagaAGCAGAAAAGTGATAGTCTATGGTTTACGTAAATATCATGAACAAATTATTCAGTAATCATGTGACTTATCAAACGAGTAAGTTCCAAAATGCAGCTGCTGCATGAGAAAAAAAAGGATCATCATCATCACAGTCAAGAGGTATGGCTTGTCTACCAAGTTCCAAAATCTAAGATATTCGTCATCCTAATCCTTGCGTCAACAGGGTTTGGTGTTGACAACCGTGGTCAACCTTCAGCCCCAAATTCCAGAAATAATGATCATTACTGCCGTAACTATGGCGATCAAGTGGGTGTCGATGGCATGCTTAAGAGCTAATTGTCAATGGCTGGGGAGCATGGGTGGACTTTAATCGATGGCAATCATACTGTTCATAGATTAGTCCTCGGGTTTCGACATCGAGACACGCCCTGACCAGGTCAACTTCTTCTGTATGGTTGGAGATTTGCCATGGTCTTGCTTTGAGATTTCTTCTTAATGTAGTGTAGTGACGGTCAAAGAGGTTGTGGGACGAGCTCCACCAGTCTGCCAAGTTTCATACGTAACATGATGTTCATCAAACACACAGTAATCGTGTGTCTCGATCAAAGCCTATTTATCATGTCAACTCCGTCGCAGGAAAACCTGCTTGACACCTGCCTTCGATATCCTTCGTCGATCTCAGTTTCTACTGTCACTCATCAGACGCTGCTTGTCAAGTCGAAGGGAACCATTGCTATCAGACTGCGCCACCGTAAGAAACTGCCGAGAAGTAGGCaatgaattataatatatcttatgccTATAAAAGCTTTTTATTACCTCATGGAAGCACCGCGACTCTCCTTGTGATCTGTACCCTCTATAAAGCCTTCCCTTTTGTCTTCCGAGGAACCATCATAACATATAGGTTAGCATGGAAGAAGGCGATTGCAATACTAGCCTTTCCCTCGCGATAGGTGGTGGCAGACAGTTCACGCCGAGCACAAGTCTTCATGTCCTATTCCCGCATCAtccgaaagaagaagaagaagaagaagatacgcACCGACATGTAGGCAGCGTATCGAGATGGAAGGAGctcgatgaggaggaggaggaggaggaggaggaggatggtgtCAGCGGTAAGGATGACAGCAGCAACCTGAGCGACGACAAACCAGTCGGCACAAGAAAGAAGCTGAAGCTCACGATCGAACAAGTGACGTTGCTCGAAGATAGCTTCAGACAGCGCAGCACCCTTAATACGGTTAGTGGTGAAATATGAAACCCTCGTTTCCTTGGGCAACCTAATACATACAAGGATTACGTTTGCAGATGCAGAAGCAAGATTTGGCGCACCGGCTAAATATACGGCCACGACAAGTGGAAGTCTGGTTCCAGAATAGAAGAGCCAGGTACTGCATACGAACCCGTGTTCGATGCAAAGCTAGTGGCTTGATCTGGAGTGTGCATGCAGattcccttgtttcttggtctgtAACATGCTTGGTTTGAAACGCTGTACGCATGCAGGACGAAGTTAAAGCGGATCGAGCTGGATTACGAGTGCCTCAGGATGCACTGCGACAGACTGATTGACGAGAACCGGAGGCTAAAGAAGGAGCTGCAGGAGCTGCGGTCTGCGACTCCGGCGTCGCCGTTCTACGTGCAACTTCTCAAGGCAGCAACGCTGATCACGTGCCCCGCCTGTGAGAAGATCGCGGCCGCCGGAAAGAGAAAGAGCAGTGCCTTGGAGGACGGCATGAAGAGGCCGCCGCAGCTGGTGCCTGTAAATACTGCCCTACTCCGTCTGCAAAACTAACTTATTGTCGTGTGAATTAGAAGATGGATGTTGAAGTAGGGTTGCATCAGAAAGCAAAATACATGTACTTTGGAATTCATCTGTTTGATCCAACTTTTGTACACATATTTTGTTCCCAGTCGATTGGGAATTTAGATTTGATCTACCTACTCTTAGCAAATGTATCCCTACAACTTGGAACTTGATGGGTGGACGAGACAGAGGAGGAGAAATTAAGTTGGGAAAGATACTATATGATAAGACCGAAATATGTCTTCGCACGATGGGAGAAAAACAAGTCTCCTTTTCCAGTCTCATTCCATGTGACATCCATTCAGTACTAAACTACATAGTGCGATGTCACATTAAAATCATCAAGAAGAAGTCAAACTGCGTAAAACGTTGGTCGGTTGACTAAGTCAACTGCAGCATGTCATACCCACCATCGGACGTCTTATTGTTCACCGGTTCAAACCTCTATGAGAAAATTTCCTGAAAACAAATCCCAAGTAGGGCATTTCAACTAAAGAATATTTCTAATATCGAATCTGAGTCGTTAATTAATTTTTACTTggggatttttttttatcaatttaatgAAAATACTCATTTGCCCTCGTCAGTCGCCTTCGACCATTGTCATCTTCATCGTCATCAAATTGTCATTGTCGTTatcaatcatattcttatttattcttctttttccttGTCATCTATCTTTCCTTAACGTTTCACATGAGAGGTTGATAATAAcgaaaaaaaagagaaggaagaaaaagcGCAAATGATATTACTTAAGGTAGAAGCaaaggacgacgacgacgacaatagAGAACGAAGGATATTTTAatcaaattgataaaaaaaaaactgttctagTAAAAACCAACCAATAATGCTTCATTTAGTAAaagtctaataataataataatattattattattattattattatttggtaaaaTGCCCCCAAACTAAGCTTTGTGTTCTCTAGTAATAAAGCCAATGGATTCCGTAGCGATCGATCAAGGCCACCGATCAACGCTGAAACTGACGTCTCTTATACTAGTCAGAGGAGGCATGAGAGTCTTCTCTTCTTCCCCTTAAAGCTTCTTTATCATTGTTGCATGTTTCAGTGACGTGTGTGGGTGCAGATCGTCCTCCTATCCTTTCAACGTTACACCGGTAGATTTGTCCAAGCTTGTCTATCTCAGCAACACAAAGATCGGTTCAAGAGATACCTTGTCAACTACGCCAGAGTCATGGCTGTAGAAACATTCTCTCGCACGATCTTCGAACAGTGTGGCAATGAGATTCGTAGCTATCTTTTCGGTAAACGTAAACAACAACGTCACCGTATCATTGCTCACTATGATATCGCAATTAGCGTTGTTGGTCGGCGATGTGAGGGTGAGGTTGATCCACACCTACCAAAGTCTTTGGTCTTCCTGCTTAATACGATGACCTAATCACAGTTTTCTCCCAAGGATAGGAGTCGTCGTCTACAAGGCAAAG
Proteins encoded:
- the LOC135617382 gene encoding glutaredoxin-C8-like; this encodes MASAAAGGVSVWHQRPCLRWRTLVSSASNKVAFVKKTVSSHDIVIFSKSYCPYCMTAKAVFQELKKEPCVLELDEIEDGSEIQDALSDIVGRRTVPQVFVRGKHLGGSDDTVEAYENGRLLTLLGIGSKDDP
- the LOC135617381 gene encoding homeobox-leucine zipper protein HAT22-like, with the translated sequence MEEGDCNTSLSLAIGGGRQFTPSTSLHVLFPHHPKEEEEEEDTHRHVGSVSRWKELDEEEEEEEEEDGVSGKDDSSNLSDDKPVGTRKKLKLTIEQVTLLEDSFRQRSTLNTMQKQDLAHRLNIRPRQVEVWFQNRRARTKLKRIELDYECLRMHCDRLIDENRRLKKELQELRSATPASPFYVQLLKAATLITCPACEKIAAAGKRKSSALEDGMKRPPQLVPVNTALLRLQN